The proteins below are encoded in one region of Glandiceps talaboti chromosome 17, keGlaTala1.1, whole genome shotgun sequence:
- the LOC144448527 gene encoding S-adenosylmethionine-dependent methyltransferase Rv2258c-like, with the protein MATGETSESFGKRMGEIVSNGFTSVGIAVGSATGLFNTMATFKVPKTSQEIADAAGLKERYVREWLGAMVTGGIVDIESDSDAERYILPQHRHRHVCTDGGEGTMAVMTEAVPMVCEAYKEILNCFKKDGPKGVPYTKYTLHPPWSDGIATRRLKEKPPSFMTDKEKFRNILETSSTVCDVGCGSGAALCYLARDFPKSQFHGIDINEKTIMAARSRADSMQLSNVTFHLGDATVMSQDWNSKFDIVYVMDVIHDVGRPDLLLKEIRRLVKDDGYFIMEDVAGHTKHAENIDRPLAPLLYTVSLFRCMPTSLYTEGGFGLGAMWGQEKALEILAENGFKCIDSGESGKFNYTFYCKKTDNV; encoded by the exons ATGGCGACCGGAGAGACCAGCGAATCGTTCGGAAAACGAATGGGTGAGATAGTCAGCAATGGTTTTACATCAGTTGGTATAGCTGTAGGATCAGCCACTGGTCTTTTTAACACCATGGCAACGTTTAAGGTGCCAAAAACTTCGCAGGAAATTGCAGACGCTGCAGGATTGAAAGAAAG GTATGTTAGAGAATGGTTGGGTGCCATGGTAACTGGTGGAATTGTGGATATTGAGTCAGACTCTGATGCTGAAAGGTATATTCTGCCTCAACATCGTCACAGGCATGTATGCACTGATGGTGGAGAAGGTACAATGGCGGTAATGACGGAAGCTGTACCTATGGTGTGCGAGGCTTATAAAGaaattttgaattgtttcaaGAAAGATGGGCCAAAAG GTGTGCCTTACACCAAGTATACACTACATCCACCCTGGTCTGACGGCATTGCAACTAGACGACTGAAAGAAAAGCCACCGAGTTTTATGACCGACAAGGAGAAATTCAGAAACATTTTGG aaACTTCATCTACAGTTTGTGATGTTGGCTGTGGTAGTGGTGCTGCACTCTGCTATTTAGCACGTGATTTCCCTAAATCTCAATTTCATGGCATTGACATAAATGAGAAAACCATCATGGCTGCCAGATCTCGCGCAGATTCTATGCAGCTGTCGAACGTGACCTTTCACCTTGGTGACGCAACTGTGATGTCGCAGGACTGGAATTCCAAGTTTGACATTGTTTACGTCATGGATGTCATTCATGACGTCGGTAGACCTGACCTACTTCTCAAAGAAATCAGGAGACTTGTCAAAGATGATGGATATTTCATCATGGAAGATGTTGCCGGCCATACCAAACACGCTGAAAATATAGACCGCCCTCTAGCACCACTTCTTTATACTGTAAGTCTCTTTCGTTGCATGCCCACGTCACTGTACACGGAAGGCGGATTTGGCTTAGGAGCCATGTGGGGTCAGGAAAAAGCACTCGAAATTCTTGCTGAGAATGGCTTCAAGTGTATCGATTCTGGAGAATCAGGAAAATTCAATTATACCTTTTACTGCAAGAAGACGGACAATGTTTAG